ttttcattaagggcccGTATTCCTATAGCTATGTGCATATATGCATCAAACTCAGGGACACAATTACTTCAAAAAGATGAAAAGCGGGAGTAACATGGGAAATCACATGCAGTGAAGTGCTGATgggaaaacaatgccttaaggaaaaaaaaatgaaccGCAAGGCTCGAAATTATTACATGCAGACCTCAATAGAACATTTAAGAACTGGCAGAGGCAAATGGAAATCAAAGCAGACATGTTACATATGTTTCTTTATGAGTTGAAGTTAACTGCTCCTTGAAATAAAATTGTCAAGTATAAATTCTGAAACTTCCAGTGGTATTAACTTCAGGAGTAGAAAAATTACCCTATCAAATGACATGTCTTTTGCATTTTGCACTTTCAAGTCCATTATAAATGTGCTCATATCTGCTAATCTTCCTTTAACTTTAAGAGTGTCTGGAAAATCACCTTTGTATCTGCCCGACATAATCGAAGGACTTCCCAACGAGAGGTCTGGAATACGAGATGGAAACAACTGCAATACCACAAATGGTATTCTTACAGATATAGCTAGGAGGATAATATTTGGACAAGCATATAAAATAGACCACATAGCTATGTTACTCTAACAGTCGAACTCCATATGTACCCAATATGGATATGTTCAATTCTTTTTTACAAAACTTTCAAGTATTTGAAGAGTTTAAGTATGATCATATCCTCGTGCCCATTTTCATATATGCATCAGATATGATAACAGACATCGatacttaaagaaaaatgaagtcaGAGCAACATTGCCTCATGGTAAAATCGACAATCACACTGAGACAAATATATAACGTCTAAATATTTGACATAAAGGATGAGCAAATTTTATAAACAGCTCTGGCGTACCTCAAGAGAATCAAGATTTTCTGGAATGTTCATAGTTATATCAGCTAGAACAACTGAAGAAGCTGTAGTAAATAATCTCTCCATTCGCAATTCAATGTTATCTGGCCAATAATGGTGAAGTCAGAACAAATATTATTAGGACTGAGCAACAGCAGCTTACAATACTACCTAGTACTGTATTAGTTTAGCATTGAGTTTCCCCATGTTTCCTTCCTATGTTACTCAAGCTTAAATGTAAGTGTCAGATTTGGGTATGCACTGGGTATACTCAAGTTTTTAAAAGtatttccatgtatttggagggttTTATTCTTGTGACCATGTCAGAAAATATGTCATATCAAACACCTGTTTCAATAAAAATGATGAGTAGGGAAACATGGTTTCATGCTACTTTACTACAAATTAGATCATAGCAGCTTATTCAAAAACAATGAATAATAGTATTTTGATTCTGATAAAAATAGAGCACAAAGTCATTCTTGAGGATGGTatcattgaaaaagaaaaaataagtacAAATATAAAAGatctaaaaagaaaagggaagaatTAGAAGAAAcctaacctgcattgtaagtgcaATCATAATGGCCTCTCCCAATTTGAGCCAGCATTTGCAATAAGTAATGGTTACAGTACAAACCTAGAAaagtttaaacaaaaaataagtaGCAATGACGCAAGACTGAAACAGACAAACAAATGTTGCTCAGATGTGTCGATAGATTGTGTTGGTCGATGAACATGAAAGAATTAGTGAAGATCATCAGCTGGTATTGACATCAAAAGTTCAGATTTTAGGTTTACCAATTGACCTTAGCCCAATGGCTGACAAGGTATAAAAGAGGGTGTCACTTGGTGTAGACTAAACAAGCAAAATGCAACTACTAAGCAATATTACTCAGACTCAACTGTGGGCGTTAGATAGGGTTATCATATTCAAttcttttttcaagttttttcctTGTATTTGTAAAGTTCTTTGAAGGTCACACCTTATGTCTGAATATGGGTTGGCACCAATATttcgaagaaaaaaaaatgacattGGTGTCTATGGTTACTACACAATATGTTGGCCCACACCAAGGATGCAGTCTACAGCTGCAGAAATGCATCAAAAGGGCAtgaatatacataaatatatatatgtatgacatATTCAGTGCTTGGAGGAGGACATACAGTGTTCTTGTACATTTTTATAGAAACACGACTCCAGTTTTCAGAAAAGATTCATTTGTATGCAATGAGAAACCAAATCAACTGATAAAAATAATTGCAGCGAAAGCAGAAAGACAAAGAGGGAAAGATGTCCCAAACACTTAAAACCTCACCAATGCCAAAAGTAAATATACGAGGAGAAACTGACCCTCCACTTGTCAAACAACCTTTCACAACATTGCAAATCTCCCTTTCATCTTCAACAGACCCATCAGTTATAAGGAAAACAAGAGAAATGGATTCACTAGTATCAGACAATAACTTCATTGCCTGCAATAACAAATGATAAAACCCTTCCATGTGTCAGTAAATAGTAAATGATCCAGTGATCAGAAAGCTAGAGGCTTAAAGCTTTAACTCATAGAATTGATCAGTCGCTTAAATGCTGATAACTGATACCTGTTTAAGGGGCTGCATGATATTTGTACCACCATCTGTAGTTAAAATATTACTACTAAGCCACTGAGCTGCTTTTAAAATTGATCCATGAGTAGCCAGCACCATTTTTGGTGAGAATAAGTGACTCTCACTATTAAAAGCAATAATGTTAAAAGAATCTTGTGGATTGAGCTTAGATAGTGATGCCAACAATGCATTCTTTACATTCTCAATTGGAAGTCCTTGCATGCTTTGACTTATGTCAACCACAAAAACCACTTCTCTTCTGAATACCTATCAAATACACCTCATGGTATAAGAATAGCCACGatccaaaatacaaaaaaaaaaaaaaggaatcttAAACAAGTATGTTAAGGATACTCCAGTTTAAAGCAACCTCAGAGATTAAAATGAAAAGAACCGTAGTTTAGCTTAGTTAGATCATGCAATCAAGTGGTATCCTGTAGGCCTAGGATTCGAATCTCAGCATCTACAACTCCTTCCACTATCCCTAGGCTGCGAACCTCCAAAcaaaagagagagaaaggaaaagaatCTACCATAATAAAAATCAGTTTTGCTTGAATTAAACTTTTTTCAATATTGCTCTATATATGTTAGGCTGAAACAGAATGCAACCTTCAGAGATGGATCTCCAGAAAAACCACATCTCTAGACCCATCTAAAAGGGGATAAAACTCCGAGAAAATGATCATGACTGctttaagaaaatggaaaataaagaactTTAAACCGTTGATAAGTgaaagttatttatttttaactaacCCTCCTGATCTGCTTATTTCCAGGGAAAAGATACAGGCAGAACATCTCCCTTTCATCAAAATCACGCAAGGCTGGAGATTGCAGGAGAACCCCACCAAAAAGGTCACTTGAAGTAACCTATAAAAATTGAAGCAATTAACATCACATATGCATCCTTGCAATGTTATATGACcctaaaaaatccaaaataactTCAACTTAACAGTCAGTTGAAGACTAATCAGTTGTCAAAAGATCTTACAGTATAAGCAAAATCAAGGTCGGAAGTTGACCATGCTGGCACTTCTGCTTCATATACAAAACTTAGTTTACGAACCTCCCGACTTAGTTCCTACAAAGTTATAATAAAATGTCATCTTTTGTATTTCAGAAGCCAGACATTGTTATGAAATTGTCATACCTTCAGAGGGTGGCTACTACATTGGATCATAAGTTCCGTTCCAGAGCCAGAATTAACATTCAATTGTATCTTTTCTCTCTTAGGGATCTTCTTTCCAACCGGAATGACATATGTCGGAAAACTAAAAGGTACAGTGAGGCAAAACTGACTATCCTTGTAGGGCAACTTTTGTGACCAACGGACTTTAATTGAAACATAAGATCCTCCCTCAACCTAACACATATTAAAAACGTATAACTGTTTTTGAAGATAATGATAATAGATACGCTATATCACCCACATTCAGATGAATATAGGATACAAtcatacaaatatatatgtattagggCCGTTCTCGTGCAGTAGGTTGTAACTTAATTTACAAAACTCATGTTGACGAGTTAAACCGAATTGGTTATCTGTCTCTTAAATTTATCAATGTCATGTATATCGTTATCATATAGATCCATAAGAATGTCTTTATTAATGTATTTAACAGTATAAAAAACAAAtagacatttttattttactcaaaACTTGACATATATGATTTACAGTAATGGAATATGACAACTGGaaggttaaaatattaatcatacaaaaaaatttatcaaggtgtataaaattacttaaattttgCACCCATGTAAAGTGTTTCTCACctcattttcaaatatataattaaaataaatatataaatattcctATCCAAACCAATTAACCGAAATAGTTGGTTATGAAGCCAAGATCGGTCTCAGTTAATTTTGCTTTGGTAATCGATTTTCTATTTTTTGGATTGAAGATCCAAAGTGTTGCATAACCTTAATATATACTGTATGAgtataattttctttttgaaattttttcatataattaaatGATCATACCATATTCTTATACCTGAATATGTTAAAAACAACTTTAGCTAACATGATAAATACTAATAAGTTAAGAAAAATAACGAGGACAAAAAAAGAGAGTAATTACTTGTGGAATTctgaaagtatatatatgaggGGTCAAGAAGAAACCATCTCCAGATTTGGCAACTTTTTCCATATCTTTAGAATCAGCTAATGTGACCCATTTTGAATTATAGGACGACTTCTCAGTCTCCGAGATGTCAACCTCAACACCTAGAATCGAACCCTGTTAGCCACATCATGTTTATCTTGAGAATCAAGAAACAGTGAAGtgttatatcaaattaaaaaagaaaaagaaaagcaagaaCCCCAAATTTGGCATTATCTAATATCTCACGGTCCCCTGTAGAAAATGCATGAATCTTCAGTCATCATATAATTTGTAGACATGAAAAGATCTGTGAATAGTTAAAAAGGCAATTGCTTTCAAAGTAGATAATAAATCCTAAATCGGTCcacatgaagaaaaaaaaacagttgAATTTTCAGTTTTGCCATTCCTTTTACAATTGACAACTAATAAACATTTTTTAATActaaacaaatattaaaatatttttaaaaaatgggaTCAGATGTCAAATTAAAaagattttcaattcaatccatctTATTGAACGGGTTCAACCGATCAATTGcactaaaacatttaaatattaaataaataataaactaaatacttaataaaatacttatttaattaaataatatgatctTTAATATAAATCTCAAATTcgaaacaataatttttttttaaaataattaaaatgaaagattatatttttttgcttttgcttttgtaATATTTTTCCCCTAACAAACTCTCCACTTGTAAACATAAAGTATTAAGCTATTCAAAAGCAAAAATCACATTGTTCAACTTTAATTCTTCTTTTATATCATTGTCTAATCTCACCATTTCACgctaaaaactttttttttcttactattaaaaatatttctaataatcaGCTCGTTTTCCTTCAAAAAGAAAACAGCtccttttataattaaaaaaattcaagtggCTTAAGGAATTGCTACTATATGTTCTTTTTTTGCTCCTGAAGAACTTCAAAACTCCGGTCAGGGTGAAGGAGACAATTTATTTGAATTGAACTAAattattccttttcttttctttttttgaaaaaagtacGAATTAGTTTAGCTACCTGCTCTCCCATTGGAACAGCAACTCGGCAATCACATCTCCGACCGGCCATTATACAGTGCACGCGCCACGCGCCGCTAGCGGTAACGAACGCAGTATCCATCCAACAGTCCACCTCCATGGAAACCTCGTGCATGTGTAACGGAATCAACGCCGGCGGTTCGCACCTACCGTGCACGTACGGCTGGTAGCTAGGTACGTCCGGATTGTCCACCACAGAAGGCTCGGAAACCACCGCGTACGCCATAACCGCTGTCGGAAGATAACAACTCTCCGTCGACGATAAAGACCTCGACATTAATGCCGGCGTCGGTGAAGCTCCTTTGCCGTAGTATATTCGCTTTGATAGCATAAGTCCGCATGACACCGACGACGAGAACTCGTCGGCGATTACGCTTTTTTCGGTCATTATGGTGAATGAAATGAATATGCTAGTTCAGTagcagattttttttttttttttgaaatgcaGTTATTTATTATATGAAGTGAAGATAGAAGCAGGAGCTTTATGGAACCTAATTATATATTGCCACGTTGGAAGTTGCAGGTTGTTTATATGAGGTGTAGTAATGCCTCTACAGTAAGAAGTACTCTAAGTTTTTATAAAACCTAATAACGTCATGCCACGTAaggttggattttttttttggctcTTAAAACTAAATCCTAGAAACATAGCTAGGGATAAAGTAACATTTTAGCCCCTGAATTTGGCATCTTTTCTACTTTGGtcccttaatttttttagttcacattagtcttgaaatttaataacttttctcaatttagtccctaaacttggaTTATATTAAGTTATGATGatgtaagactttgatattgcaCTACTTCATCACttgataattttttaacttctttaaaaatgttttattaatattttctttattttttaaattttatattttttttcaagttaataTTTTACTAAAGTTACCGAATTTCGAaactaattttaataaaaaattaaagatcaaattaaaaaaattcactaaatttaaagactaaattatgtTTCATTTCTATTACTTAGTAAGAATGTTATTGTTTAAGCAATTCAAAAACCGTAAGCtcattatcttttaatttatttaattaaaatttaaaaaaactattaaaacaGCATTATCAGCTTCAACTCGCAACTTCAAAAAATATCCTTACATTAAGAATAACAATTTAactaatatttgataaattaattattttaaaaaaattataataatcaacttttaatttaatcaattttattaaTCATAGTTTATACAACCCTCGGGCCAAATAATTACATTTGTTCTGTCTATGCGTAAAGATTGGGTTAAATTAATTGTAATCATTCTAATTGACCATTGTTTATTTTCTACTAACTTtgaccttttatttaattattatttaggtCTATTAATTGCTCGtgcttattaaattatttaaattacaacaAATCTAATGTTAAATATTTTTTCCATATATTATTATTAGACTTGTTCATGAATTGAGTTATATGTCCAAATTTAAAGGTCAGTCCGAATTTTGAgaaggtttggataaaaatattatgtGCGAAAATAAGCTTAGACAAAAAATAAGGTCCATTTAAAATATGGTCGAGCTCAAGCTTGAACATTCAAAGCCGAGTCCGATCCTACCAGACGCgctttaagtttataatactttatactttgtaatttagaacacattaaaaaaataaatatttaatattactctaatataaacattaaaataatattaagatgattatataaaaaatttcaataaataaaaatgtacaaattattaaatattaaaataatataatacaaatatttttaaaaaaataaaaaaatatatgggagagcctaaaatgggcttaggttaatcttttacaaatatgaatgaatttagGCAAAATTTCAGGCTCAAATTTCGGGCTAGACCAGGCTTggataatcataaaatatattaatatcatgcttaagaTCGACCCAAATCGGTCCCAACCCTACCTATGAGTACTTCTAATTATTATACATTGTCCaagaccaaattttaaaataaaaatttgaatcaatattaaactaataaaatattattatttaattttgtaaaatatataaataataatatgaaaattattttaaatttttaaatgataaattattgATAATTGGTAATTAAAATCTATGTGAATTACAATTATGACCAATGAGTATACAATATATTTCTTAATGCCATAAAAggacaaaatattgaaaaaaaaattattgtacaaGTATAATTTATGGGGGATCATTACGGCATGGCTCATTCATTTTCTTAGCCAATTTGTCCACTCTAAACTTCTTATTTTGGATTAACTATATTGGTAGTGTCttaaatattgttaattttttatctttaaattatataaagttataaaataattatttaattatttttttgtcatCAACAGTTAAATTACTAATGAAAATATaacttgataatttttaaaattgacttgATAACAACtttagccctcaatatttacacattgtgtaatatGATTTTTTgtaatctttttttaattataaaattgagggttaatttttaaaagaataagaaaatatgaaaattattatctagAACTTTCGGATGTTcctattttttgtatattttcgattgaaattaattaataattttgtttttttagctttttagatGAGGGGTCAccaaaaaattgcaaaaaaaataacaaattacaaaatgtgtaaatgttgagagttaaattttttaaaatcaagattaaattgacacaatatataattttttagggttaaagttgttattatgctAATTTTTAAGAACTACCATATCATCTTCGTGTTAACCATTTAATGGttggtgacaaaaaaaaaagacaaattggattagttgggtgactaaaaaagaaatttactaatagtcaGGTGACTAACAATGTAGTTTATCCaaatatattatatcattaaaataCTTCAAGTCCTTGTACAATTCATATATATGGAATTTAGTACCTCTATATTTATTTCAACgattttaattcatttacttttcagatttaaaatacaagtccaattgttaatattgttaaaattcttctgttaaatttaagttcattacaacgtctttttttcttttacatgacTATCAAGTaagtactttatttttatttcaaatgcCACAACAACGAATTTAACAGAATAAATTTTAAGACATTAATAATTAGACCTagattttgaaatctaaaaatataaggattaaatttctagaaataaaattataaagattaaattcagaatatatgaaaagtatagggatttggagtatattttaacatatattatatttattttgaaataaaaaaagattataagttgaaaatacataatcaatttttttcatataatattgGGGGTAAGGATGGAGGTAATAATTCGAAAGCGTATCAAATGTGTGTATGACAAAAGTTTTAACCATTACTCTAtacaagttaaaataaataaaaaattcaaatttagacTATTGTCATGATCActtatgttgttttttttttttataaagatatgtgacattattttaaatctatttgtGGAGGCTTTTTATTAAAGGGTTAATATTTAGTATATTGATAATAGAGGTGAGCACGGGCCGGGTCGTGCTGagctcaactaaaaattcaggCATGTTTGCTAAGCCAAGGCTCGACCcgaaaaatgagcctaaaattttgctcaaactCAACctgaataaaaatgctaaaacacGGGCTCCACTCGACCCgccaatattaatttttatattaatttttatataattttaaaaaatataatacatcaaaaatactaaaaacatcaaaataaatattttcaataaattaaaattaaaaattaaaaatatatatatatatatacttaaataacactaaggtagatgcaatttaacaagcaaatgtctctaaaataataacaaaattaacaaatgtctttaaaataataacaaaattaacaataaaataagttttatacaatatccaaataataacaacaaaatactagcaacataatagtaaaatagtagcaaaataaggagaaaataacaagaaaataatatttaaaaaagtagctttttttgtcctttagtggaTTCGGGCCGGGCTcaggccaaaaatgccttacctgAGGCCCGGTCCAATTTTAAAACGGGCTtcttttttgtccaagcccatttttcgggcctaaatttttactcaaaccctcccacatttccgACGGGCCTTCGGGCCAAGCCAAgtggcccggcccatgatcaagtctaattgataatatatatttttattctacaagcaacattaaaaaatgattatgtctctttttcttaaaatatttggttttttaatattttattatacctaATAGAACAATTGTCAATCCCTTAATTTTGATTgtagagtctaaaaactccactaaTAGTAAACCAAATATTTTTCCTTTATTAAACTAACCATGTATGGAATAATTGTtgataaaaaatatgtaaaagtatACGGGTAACtattttaataaagaaataatatttgttatactattaatagaatttttagattCAACAAGTAAGGCCAAaagataataaatattttataagagtatgataaaatattaaaaatataaatatttaaaataaaaatacgtaacgattttttaaaattatttgcggaataaaaaaattcaaaaaaaattaaataatttgacacatttaattcaatttaaatgatTACATTTTTTGGTAAAGAATAattacttcttcttcttttttactatttttaacttATGAGTCATGaacctaaacctaaacctaaaccgAACTGGTACATTCAATTATTATCcaaattcaattaataaaaaaaggcCAATGAGAATAGAATGAGATCATACACATGGGATTCTTCCCAAGAATGACGCCTGATACCATAGTTCTAAAAGAGTCAAATTTGGTTTTTGTCCCTTTATTATGCTTAAATCCTTTATTTAGTTCataattcatatactttattttaacataatttaatcaatctatttttaaaatattattagccaatttaaatagttaatttaattaattatttcagttaaatactgacttaaaattttcttaaaaacaagaACTATCCATTTGTTGAGTCGGGTTAAGTTGAggctcaaattttaaaaactttcaagcctaattcaatctatccaaaattttcataccactatttgaaagtaataaatattaaaaataattttttatattaatatttatttatcttataattaaatttaaaataaagatattttaaaattttatttaatttaaaattaggttagattaaatttaaatttaaatttttttatctaaactcgACCCTAGTCAAGTTAGGCCGATCGAGTGTGCTACTTGGCTCAAGTACATGTTTATTTTCCAAACTCATTAATGAATTTTATTATGTAGAAAGtgtgtttttaataatttttttaatattttaattaaaatagttaatattaataattatttgaattaattaataatattattataaaaaataaaattatgatttcaaaGGCATGACATAAAAGTGAAACAGCAAAATCACTGGCACCGTCCAGCTTTTTTGGTCAGTCTAATAAATATTATACAGCAAAATAGCAAATCAACAAACGTAGAAAATCTGCTACACGCTGGACCACAGAACACTTTCAATTGTGGTCCAATGTTACTACCATGATTTCAACCGTCAGATCATCATCGTGATTTGAACACAAGGACTCTGTGGGTGGACCCCCCAAAAAATACCCCGGCCTGATTGATTAGTTTTGACTTTTTTGTTGTCCTTTTTTTAGAAGaacgaaaaaatatatatataatcattccGTTTTACGGAACTTAGACTTTGATTGAATTGAGGGTCCCAACAAAGAGCTTAGTGTTTATCGAGTGAGGAGTGATAGTAAGATAACAACTTATTagcaatgtaattttttttttaatttttccaaatttcatctctaaatttaaattttgttaacgTAAAATGATATTATGCTATGAGATTATGTCGTATCTCACttgaattttttaacaattttaaaatatattttttacatttttttaaattttcagatGATAATGTGATACAATCTTAGAGTGACATGTTACAATTTCTTTAGATAGTTAAAGTTACTCATACCTTTAGAGAGAGTAACAAAATAGCTGATAGGTTAGCATAAATGACGTTCTCAATATCAGTGAGTAAGTATTTTTTCACGCAACCACCGGATGAAATCTTGCAATCAATACGTGATGATTATTCCGGAGTGACTTGGCCACAAATAGTTTAAGTTATGGTTTAATCCTTCTCTTTGTACCCCAAAAAAATAGAATCTAAGTTTTGAGGAAATATTGGGAAAAGTTGCTAAGATTCTGGATTAATGTGAACCAACAAAGTttagggatcaaattaaaaaaaaactaagttaAGGGACTAAATGTTGTTTTGTCCCTACACAATATTCAAGATAGGGTATGCCATTTTTTGGGTTAATGTACACTTTAGCCCCTGGACTTGGCAACTTATATCTACATGGTACCTAAACTTGTTTTTGAACTTAATTGATACCTAAACTTGGATTCTGTACACCAAGTTGATACTTTTTATTGGTACTTGATCAATACCACTAATTTTAGGCCTAACAATCAATATGATGCTGACATGtggcataaaaataaaaaatattttttgaaaatttaaaaaaaattaaaaaattaggaattttttttgcATGCATAATTAACCTAGACAAAAAGttgtccaaattaattttttagcaattttatatttttttataatttcaaaattaaagtatatttttacataaatttcaattttatgaaattttcaattttcaattttatattttaagaatttttcttaaattttagaattttgttttattttatttcaagtgcACTAAACCAGGATAAATGGTTGTCCAGATATAAATGAATGTAAACAACCATTTGTCAAGGTTCATTAGGATCGTGTATTTCtctagtaattttttattttctataattttaaaataaataatataaatatttttaaaataaattctagatctaaaataaatttaatttatattaattaataaataaataaatttatttatttatttcttattcaagatttaaacaataatgattataaatcatttttaaatattttttattagttaagtaataaaattaaattaaatcccatatcttaaaatttttaagtaataaaatttaaattattttaaatatagaacttagttaaaaaattatattattatttttttgaaattaaaaaaataaaaatattagaggAATACACGGTGATAATGAATATGAACAACTAGTTGTCtagatttatttgtatatggacaaccaattgtccaaattcattgtgcactttaaaaaaaataaaaaaaatgcttaaaatataaaaaatgaaattttcataaaatgaaaaatttttaaaaatagatattttgttttttaaattgtgaaaaatataaaattactaaaaaaatttagaataaacaTGTACAAGGATTGTTCGAGTTCATTTTGAAtggaaaattaataaataaaaaataaa
This window of the Gossypium hirsutum isolate 1008001.06 chromosome A09, Gossypium_hirsutum_v2.1, whole genome shotgun sequence genome carries:
- the LOC121206091 gene encoding inter alpha-trypsin inhibitor, heavy chain 4, yielding MTEKSVIADEFSSSVSCGLMLSKRIYYGKGASPTPALMSRSLSSTESCYLPTAVMAYAVVSEPSVVDNPDVPSYQPYVHGRCEPPALIPLHMHEVSMEVDCWMDTAFVTASGAWRVHCIMAGRRCDCRVAVPMGEQGSILGVEVDISETEKSSYNSKWVTLADSKDMEKVAKSGDGFFLTPHIYTFRIPQVEGGSYVSIKVRWSQKLPYKDSQFCLTVPFSFPTYVIPVGKKIPKREKIQLNVNSGSGTELMIQCSSHPLKELSREVRKLSFVYEAEVPAWSTSDLDFAYTVTSSDLFGGVLLQSPALRDFDEREMFCLYLFPGNKQIRRVFRREVVFVVDISQSMQGLPIENVKNALLASLSKLNPQDSFNIIAFNSESHLFSPKMVLATHGSILKAAQWLSSNILTTDGGTNIMQPLKQAMKLLSDTSESISLVFLITDGSVEDEREICNVVKGCLTSGGSVSPRIFTFGIGLYCNHYLLQMLAQIGRGHYDCTYNADNIELRMERLFTTASSVVLADITMNIPENLDSLELFPSRIPDLSLGSPSIMSGRYKGDFPDTLKVKGRLADMSTFIMDLKVQNAKDMSFDRILTRRQIDILTCHAWLSESKELEDKVAKISLQTSFPSEYTSLILLQTESEKKVPEPMLLQEIFNKISLPKKGDSKTQKLVSLGCLGVGFGNLTATAKNIPPGANEPKSPEGTEILVNAATNCCSLVLDRCCCMCCIQTLSYMNNQCYIVLSQLCTALACCECINCCYELCECF